The Arachis hypogaea cultivar Tifrunner chromosome 14, arahy.Tifrunner.gnm2.J5K5, whole genome shotgun sequence genome has a segment encoding these proteins:
- the LOC112743497 gene encoding rop guanine nucleotide exchange factor 7, with protein sequence MDSTRTQHQHPKKKKKHCAPLLTLTTTSTNPNNPFSILLFYFAKSLRALCFNRIHCCTHALVITNTLIYASSSMEPVTSNEASQKGNKESFAHLIEDTDNKARESTSTPSSSSSSSSEFLSSSTNAHDAEEQEKSPSSTEESSSSSVPSMGWPVKEIAALNLENQDGKNKKHLGNGEFEKQESVSEIEMMKERFAKLLLGEDMSGCGNGVPTALAISNAITNLCATLFGQLWRLEPLRPEKKAMWRREMEWLLSVSDHIVELIPTWQTFADGNKLEVMTCRPRSDLYVNLPALRKLDNMLLEILDSFVNTEFWYVDQGVLSPDADGVSSFRQALQRQEEKWWLPVPRVPPCGLNDNSRKQLQHKRDCSNQILKAAMAINSITLAEMDIPESYLESLPKNARVSLGDVIYRYITSDHFSPECLLACLDLTSEHQAIEIANRAEASMYIWRKRINTKPANNITTSGRTSSRTSWEMVKDLMVDGDKRELFSERAESLLLSLKQRFPGLPQTALDMSKIQYNKDVGKAILESYSRVLESLAFNMVARIDDVLYVDDLTKHSGQFTSHTKVGVITHKNISVPCSMPVPGTPYKSAFGSPSLSPAQGISSLRGGKSPLLPSSSSSNTNSPHRRVGVKKSLTDFLSIDTKGKGYESSNEKVASDEVAAFETDVESSDFTEEAVSPNMLQKAWLE encoded by the exons ATGGATAGTACTCGCACCCAACACCAGcatccaaagaagaagaagaagcactgtGCCCCTTTGCTTACTCTTACAACAACTTCCACTAATCCAAACAACCCTTTCTCCATTCTTCTCTTCTATTTCGCCAAGTCCCTCAGAGCCCTGTGCTTCAACAGGATTCACTGCTGCACTCATGCTTTAGTCATAACCAACACTCTCATCTAtgcttcttcttcaatggagCCTGTGACCTCCAATGAAGCTTCTCAGAAGGGAAACAAAGAGAGCTTTGCTCATTTGATTGAAGACACTGATAATAAGGCTCGTGAGAGCACAAgcacaccttcttcttcttcttcttcaagctcaGAGTTCCTTTCATCTTCGACCAATGCCCATGAtgcagaagaacaagaaaagagTCCAAGTAGCACTGAGGAATCTTCATCTTCTTCGGTACCTTCAATGGGGTGGCCGGTTAAGGAAATTGCTGCATTGAACTTGGAGAATCAAGATGGTAAGAACAAGAAGCACTTGGGGAATGGGGAATTTGAGAAACAAGAATCAGTATCAG AGATTGAGATGATGAAGGAAAGGTTTGCAAAATTGTTACTTGGAGAAGATATGTCAGGTTGTGGAAATGGAGTCCCTACAGCATTGGCTATATCAAATGCCATAACTAATCTTTGTG CTACCTTGTTCGGGCAACTTTGGAGGCTAGAACCCTTGCGTCCGGAGAAGAAAGCAATGTGGCGAAGAGAGATGGAATGGCTTCTATCTGTTAGTGATCACATAGTTGAGCTGATTCCTACTTGGCAAACCTTTGCAGATGGAAACAAACTTGAG GTCATGACTTGTCGACCGCGCTCAGATCTTTATGTCAATCTTCCTGCCCTGCGTAAATTAGATAACATGCTTCTT GAAATTCTTGACAGTTTTGTCAACACAGAGTTTTGGTATGTAGACCAAGGCGTTCTATCCCCAGATGCAGACGGTGTATCTTCTTTTCGACAAGCCCTTCAGCGACAGGAGGAGAAATGGTGGCTTCCCGTGCCAAGAGTCCCTCCTTGTGGCCTTAATGATAATTCAAGGAAGCAGCTGCAGCACAAGCGTGATTGCTCGAACCAAATACTGAAAGCTGCAATGGCCATTAATAGCATTACTTTAGCCGAAATGGACATCCCTGAGTCTTATTTGGAATCTCTTCCAAAG AATGCTAGAGTCAGCTTGGGCGATGTGATTTATCGTTACATCACCTCAGATCATTTTTCTCCCGAGTGTTTGCTGGCATGCCTTGATTTAACTTCTGAGCATCAAGCCATAGAGATCGCGAACCGAGCGGAGGCTTCCATGTACATTTGGCGAAAAAGGATCAACACAAAGCCTGCCAATAACATCACTACCAGTGGCAGAACTAGTTCAAGAACATCATGGGAAATGGTCAAGGATCTGATGGTTGATGGAGACAAAAGGGAATTGTTCTCAGAGAGAGCAGAAAGCCTTCTGCTTTCTCTAAAGCAACGTTTCCCAGGCCTCCCTCAAACGGCCTTAGATATGAGCAAAATCCAATACAACAAG GATGTTGGCAAAGCCATTCTGGAGAGCTACTCTAGAGTGCTGGAGAGCTTGGCATTTAACATGGTAGCACGCATCGACGACGTGCTCTACGTAGATGACTTGACAAAACACTCTGGACAGTTCACATCTCACACAAAAGTTGgtgtaattactcacaagaataTTTCAGTGCCATGCTCAATGCCTGTCCCAGGCACCCCATACAAATCAGCCTTCGGCTCGCCAAGCCTCTCTCCAGCGCAAGGGATCAGTTCTTTAAGGGGAGGGAAATCGCCACTCCTtcccagcagcagcagcagcaatacCAACAGTCCTCATAGAAGAGTAGGGGTGAAGAAATCTTTGACTGATTTTCTTAGCATTGACACAAAAGGAAAAGGGTATGAGAGTTCAAATGAGAAAGTAGCAAGCGATGAAGTGGCAGCATTTGAAACAGATGTGGAGTCAAGTGATTTCACTGAAGAAGCAGTTAGCCCAAATATGCTGCAGAAGGCATGGTTAGAGTGa